A region of Veillonellaceae bacterium DNA encodes the following proteins:
- a CDS encoding WYL domain-containing protein — protein MVKAKDKKNRMLEIFYRAMVGGNINTKALADEYGVSGKSISRDIGEIKNFLSDNRDLVNYKDLRYSASSKTYHLEFDHVLLSKELIAIIKVLIGCRAFSKEELLTLISKLKAFTSHQDRALLDQIITKEVYHYNEVGRDCESVIDNLWKLTRCIKERQEISISYYKVDREPVERRIMPIAITFSDYYFYLIAYRCDTEDWTPLYFRVDRITHITEHRTHFTLAPEHDFDVGKLRDKIQFMFPGKLRKIKFSYTGDSVQAILDRIPTARVLEQNGKTSILEAETFGTGINMFLLSQGRKIKALGPPEFVDEIREEISDMDAQYKE, from the coding sequence ATGGTAAAAGCCAAAGACAAGAAAAATCGTATGCTTGAGATCTTTTACAGGGCAATGGTCGGCGGGAATATCAATACGAAGGCTTTAGCAGATGAATATGGAGTGTCAGGGAAGAGCATTTCCAGAGACATCGGCGAAATCAAGAACTTCTTATCAGATAACAGGGACCTCGTCAACTACAAAGATCTAAGATATTCAGCCAGCTCAAAGACATATCATCTGGAATTCGACCATGTGCTCCTCAGCAAGGAACTCATCGCCATTATCAAAGTACTCATCGGATGCCGCGCTTTCAGCAAGGAAGAACTTTTGACGCTCATCAGTAAACTGAAGGCCTTCACTTCACATCAGGACCGCGCATTGCTCGATCAGATCATTACGAAGGAAGTCTATCATTACAACGAGGTCGGCCGCGACTGTGAAAGTGTCATCGACAATCTCTGGAAACTGACGAGGTGCATCAAGGAAAGGCAGGAAATTTCCATTTCCTACTACAAAGTAGACCGCGAACCCGTCGAAAGGCGCATCATGCCGATCGCCATCACGTTCTCCGACTACTACTTCTACCTCATCGCGTACCGCTGCGACACAGAAGACTGGACTCCCCTCTACTTCCGCGTCGACCGTATCACGCATATCACCGAGCACCGGACGCACTTCACGCTCGCGCCTGAGCATGACTTCGACGTTGGCAAGCTCCGTGACAAGATCCAGTTCATGTTCCCGGGAAAACTCAGGAAAATCAAATTCTCCTACACGGGCGACTCCGTCCAGGCCATCCTCGACCGGATCCCCACCGCCCGCGTCCTCGAGCAGAATGGAAAGACATCCATCCTCGAAGCTGAGACATTTGGAACAGGCATTAATATGTTTCTCCTCTCCCAGGGCAGGAAAATCAAGGCCCTCGGTCCGCCGGAATTCGTCGATGAAATCCGGGAAGAAATCTCCGACATGGACGCACAGTACAAAGAATAA
- a CDS encoding WYL domain-containing protein — translation MLEIFLRTILGEEINVRELADDYGVSTKSITRDISEIRNFLHDKRELSNFTDLKYSGSSKTYSIEFDNILLSKELIAIIKAMIGCRAFSKEELQTIINKLKTFTSRHDATMLDQIIGKEMLHYSPVGSDCESVIDQLWKLTRCIHERKEISVSYYKVNRKLVTRRIMPVAITFSDYYFYLIAYRCDKDDWKPLYYRIGRIENIVEHRKHFTLAPEHDFDVGELRKKIQFMFPGEFRKIKFSYTGPSVQAILDRLPTAKVVEEKDGTYIIEAEIYGTGINMFLLSQGRSVKVLGPDDFVEEMKQEIAEMKTMYEV, via the coding sequence ATGCTGGAGATTTTCCTCCGGACGATATTAGGAGAAGAAATCAATGTCAGGGAACTGGCCGATGATTATGGTGTCTCAACGAAGAGCATTACCCGTGATATCAGCGAAATCCGTAATTTCCTCCATGATAAGAGGGAACTCTCTAATTTTACCGACCTTAAATATTCCGGCAGCTCCAAGACGTATTCCATTGAGTTCGACAATATTCTCCTCAGTAAGGAACTCATCGCCATCATCAAAGCCATGATTGGATGCCGCGCTTTCAGCAAGGAGGAGCTACAGACCATCATCAATAAGCTGAAAACCTTCACGTCCCGCCATGATGCAACTATGCTGGATCAAATCATCGGAAAGGAAATGCTCCACTACAGCCCGGTAGGAAGTGACTGCGAAAGCGTCATCGACCAGCTCTGGAAGCTGACAAGATGCATCCATGAAAGGAAAGAGATATCCGTCTCGTACTATAAGGTCAACAGGAAACTTGTAACGAGAAGAATCATGCCGGTCGCTATTACTTTCTCCGACTATTACTTCTACCTCATTGCTTACCGCTGTGATAAAGACGACTGGAAACCGCTCTACTACCGCATCGGGCGCATTGAAAACATTGTTGAACACAGGAAGCATTTCACGCTTGCACCGGAACATGATTTCGACGTCGGGGAACTCAGGAAGAAAATACAGTTCATGTTCCCCGGCGAATTCAGGAAGATCAAGTTTTCTTATACCGGACCTTCCGTCCAGGCCATCCTTGACCGCCTTCCTACCGCTAAAGTAGTGGAAGAAAAGGATGGCACTTACATCATAGAAGCCGAAATCTACGGCACCGGCATCAACATGTTCCTCCTCTCCCAGGGCCGCTCAGTCAAAGTTCTTGGACCGGATGATTTTGTAGAGGAAATGAAACAAGAAATCGCAGAAATGAAAACCATGTATGAAGTATAA
- a CDS encoding AraC family transcriptional regulator, which translates to MAREREKYINSINLNSQTDFPYLVLDVVNDRSYPRNPGFHVMHWHEDLQFGYVLEGAVVLETLDESWKVSEGEGFFINKNVIHTVRRLGNCHYKSFIFPTYFLGFYEGSPARDIVDSITENEEITCLSFANKEAWKTSVNENLAILADMEKEKTEYYAYEILLRLASLWLTLRKNITLPEQRKESAVHLRMKKILQYIEEHYGEDITLEDMAASASISKTECARCFKTSLNTTPYKYLTEFRLSKAARRLKTTDDPIGTIAAEAGFHQVSHFGKLFKEKTGSSPREYRRK; encoded by the coding sequence ATGGCAAGAGAAAGAGAGAAATACATCAATTCCATCAATCTGAACAGCCAGACAGATTTCCCATACCTCGTCCTCGACGTCGTCAACGACCGTTCATATCCAAGAAATCCGGGCTTCCACGTCATGCACTGGCATGAGGATCTTCAGTTCGGCTATGTCCTGGAAGGCGCCGTCGTTCTCGAAACGCTCGATGAATCATGGAAAGTCAGCGAGGGGGAGGGATTCTTCATCAATAAGAACGTCATCCACACCGTCCGCCGACTTGGAAACTGTCATTACAAAAGCTTCATCTTTCCAACTTATTTCCTTGGCTTCTATGAAGGCAGCCCCGCCCGTGACATCGTCGACAGCATCACGGAAAACGAGGAAATCACCTGCCTTTCCTTCGCCAATAAGGAAGCATGGAAGACATCCGTCAATGAAAATCTCGCCATCCTGGCCGATATGGAAAAGGAAAAGACAGAGTACTACGCCTACGAAATCCTCCTCCGTCTTGCCTCGCTCTGGCTGACCCTCCGGAAGAACATCACGCTTCCTGAGCAGCGAAAGGAAAGTGCTGTGCACCTCCGCATGAAGAAGATCCTCCAGTACATCGAAGAGCACTACGGCGAAGACATCACCCTCGAAGACATGGCAGCAAGCGCCAGCATCAGCAAGACGGAATGCGCCCGCTGCTTCAAGACGAGCCTGAACACCACGCCCTACAAGTACCTCACCGAATTCCGCCTCTCCAAAGCCGCAAGGCGCCTCAAGACGACCGACGACCCCATAGGCACCATCGCCGCCGAAGCAGGATTCCACCAGGTCAGCCACTTCGGGAAACTCTTCAAGGAAAAGACAGGCTCCTCACCAAGAGAATACAGAAGGAAATGA
- a CDS encoding MFS transporter, which yields MTQAISANETALQEKQTRARYILALGHMCTDINQGTLAAILPFLVAAYHYDYTTAALLVMASNLAGSIIQPIFGHMADKKNRPYCMLLGVCLAGGGMALTGFLSNFYALCVAVMISGIGIALFHPQAAKLVNATSGAKKKGTSMGVFSFGGNLGFTLGPILATLGITLFGLKGTIIFLIPPMLFGLALPLFFPKDLAVQAAAKAKKSSAEGKDDVWAFCKLGVLVTLRSIINSGISTFLVLYMLHVMHQSDTVSSAMLSCYYAMSALSALLGGRLADYWGEKKTIVFSTTLLAFGLIAFPMAPNIYTAALLLIPMGMGIGLCYSPMVISGQQYLPNHMGFASGVTLGLAVSIGGTVTPVLGHIADLKGLTGAFVLLGFLGAAIWITALFLKNLRTEPAAARAQTEK from the coding sequence ATGACACAAGCTATCTCCGCGAATGAAACCGCACTTCAAGAAAAGCAGACCAGGGCACGTTACATCCTCGCCCTCGGCCACATGTGCACGGATATCAATCAGGGCACACTGGCAGCGATACTCCCTTTCCTCGTCGCTGCATACCATTATGATTACACCACCGCGGCTCTCCTCGTCATGGCCTCGAACCTTGCCGGATCCATCATCCAGCCGATTTTCGGACACATGGCAGATAAGAAGAACCGTCCTTACTGCATGCTCCTTGGCGTCTGCCTGGCAGGCGGCGGCATGGCGCTCACGGGCTTCCTCTCTAATTTCTATGCCCTCTGCGTCGCTGTCATGATCAGTGGTATCGGCATTGCCCTCTTCCACCCGCAGGCAGCCAAGCTTGTCAATGCTACAAGCGGCGCCAAGAAAAAAGGCACCAGCATGGGCGTCTTCTCCTTTGGCGGAAACCTGGGCTTCACCTTGGGCCCGATTCTTGCCACTTTGGGAATCACGCTCTTCGGCCTCAAAGGCACAATCATCTTTCTCATCCCGCCGATGCTCTTCGGCCTTGCCCTTCCTCTTTTCTTCCCGAAAGACTTAGCCGTCCAAGCGGCAGCCAAGGCTAAGAAGTCTTCGGCAGAAGGGAAAGATGATGTCTGGGCCTTCTGTAAACTCGGCGTCCTCGTGACGCTCCGCTCGATCATCAACAGCGGCATCAGCACCTTCCTTGTCCTCTACATGCTTCACGTCATGCACCAGAGCGACACCGTCAGCAGTGCCATGCTGAGCTGCTACTATGCGATGTCCGCACTTTCTGCCCTCCTTGGCGGAAGACTGGCTGATTACTGGGGCGAAAAGAAGACCATCGTCTTCTCCACCACCCTCCTCGCCTTCGGCCTCATTGCATTCCCGATGGCACCGAATATTTACACAGCAGCCCTCCTCCTCATCCCGATGGGCATGGGCATCGGCCTCTGCTACAGCCCGATGGTCATCTCCGGCCAGCAGTACCTGCCTAACCACATGGGCTTCGCCTCCGGCGTCACCCTGGGCCTTGCCGTCAGCATTGGCGGCACCGTCACTCCGGTTCTCGGCCACATCGCCGACCTGAAAGGCCTCACCGGCGCATTCGTCCTCTTAGGATTCCTCGGCGCAGCCATCTGGATCACCGCTCTCTTCCTCAAGAACCTTAGAACAGAACCAGCTGCAGCACGGGCACAAACAGAGAAATAA
- a CDS encoding FibroRumin system radical SAM peptide maturase: MIISKYVHRFPFDGYTAYYHSLRMKPVFLTTEEAEVFEEAMRNGVKPPLSNETLEALKEYLIVTDSDEGIIDYVRSHVPDPYICLAYFVLSEQCNLACKYCFLGNADIEAPKVTKYPMSHETADKALAFFARQTREDMSQFNDEKEIIFYGGEPLVNFDTLKYVVERSRYYQEQHLLGPKLKFSMITNGTLLNEEIVQFLIDHKINVSISIDGADEAKNSNRVLRAGGLAFPHIIRKLRLTQSMGLRFGLSITLSEETIKDVQSLINLLDDLDVDSVCFNILLKSKNFGVEKNYYINATDFIIDFYEKTKDKGVYEDRFMRKLKAFAESGLYFSDCAATSGSQIVITPDGQVGICHGAMEKREHFIGSIDDENLVVDKNAEVNHWNHLSPVFKEECQNCEALGICGGGCPVNAQKLNNTASIDAIDKAFCIHAKKVLEYLIGELLKYSVREAEECV; this comes from the coding sequence TTGATTATCTCTAAATACGTGCACCGCTTCCCTTTCGACGGCTATACCGCATACTATCACAGCCTGCGAATGAAGCCTGTATTTCTTACGACAGAGGAAGCAGAAGTCTTTGAAGAGGCCATGAGAAATGGTGTGAAGCCTCCCCTTTCCAATGAAACGCTGGAGGCCCTGAAGGAGTATCTCATCGTCACAGACAGTGATGAAGGCATCATCGACTATGTAAGGAGCCATGTACCGGATCCTTACATCTGCCTTGCCTACTTCGTCCTTTCTGAGCAGTGCAATCTGGCATGCAAATACTGCTTTCTCGGCAATGCTGATATCGAGGCGCCCAAGGTCACAAAGTATCCGATGAGCCATGAGACGGCCGACAAGGCCCTCGCCTTCTTCGCCCGCCAGACGAGAGAAGACATGTCCCAGTTCAATGATGAGAAGGAAATCATCTTCTACGGCGGTGAGCCTCTCGTCAATTTCGACACACTGAAATACGTCGTCGAAAGGAGCCGGTACTACCAGGAGCAGCATCTGCTTGGCCCGAAGCTGAAATTCTCCATGATTACGAACGGCACTCTCCTTAATGAGGAAATCGTCCAGTTCCTGATCGATCATAAGATCAACGTCTCCATTTCCATCGACGGCGCGGATGAAGCCAAGAACAGCAACCGCGTCCTGAGAGCCGGCGGCCTGGCATTCCCCCACATCATCAGGAAGCTTCGCCTCACCCAGTCCATGGGACTCCGCTTCGGCCTCTCCATCACGCTTTCTGAGGAAACGATCAAGGATGTCCAGTCGCTGATCAATCTTCTGGACGACCTTGACGTTGATTCCGTCTGCTTCAACATTCTCCTGAAGTCCAAGAACTTCGGCGTTGAAAAGAATTACTACATCAATGCCACTGATTTCATCATTGATTTCTACGAAAAGACGAAGGACAAAGGGGTCTACGAGGACCGCTTCATGAGGAAACTGAAGGCCTTTGCTGAATCCGGCCTCTACTTCTCTGACTGCGCTGCCACGTCCGGCAGTCAGATCGTCATCACACCTGACGGCCAGGTCGGCATCTGCCACGGAGCCATGGAAAAGAGAGAGCACTTCATCGGATCCATTGACGACGAGAATCTCGTCGTCGACAAAAATGCGGAAGTCAATCACTGGAATCATCTGAGCCCTGTCTTCAAGGAAGAATGCCAGAACTGCGAAGCCCTTGGCATCTGCGGAGGCGGATGCCCTGTCAATGCACAGAAGCTGAACAATACCGCATCCATCGATGCAATAGACAAAGCCTTCTGCATCCATGCAAAGAAGGTCCTCGAGTACCTCATCGGAGAGCTTTTGAAATACTCCGTCAGGGAAGCTGAGGAATGTGTGTAA
- a CDS encoding 50S ribosome-binding GTPase — MESKFFDTMKSDIMKAKIPEAERNKLLKNYLYLKDKKINLMITGATGCGKSSTINALFNIDSTNYTERAKVGVTPDPETMSIERYELDNLVLWDSPGLGDGKEADNNHARNIIRKLNERDENGDLLIDLVLVILDGSTRDLGTSYELINEVIIPNLGKDPQHRILVAINQADMAMKGKH; from the coding sequence ATGGAAAGCAAATTCTTTGATACGATGAAATCGGACATCATGAAGGCTAAGATTCCGGAAGCCGAGCGTAACAAATTGCTCAAAAATTATTTGTATCTGAAAGATAAGAAGATCAACCTTATGATCACAGGAGCTACAGGATGCGGAAAGAGCTCCACCATTAATGCGCTGTTCAATATTGATTCAACAAATTACACGGAACGCGCAAAAGTCGGTGTAACGCCTGATCCGGAAACGATGTCGATTGAGCGCTATGAGCTGGACAATCTTGTTCTCTGGGACAGCCCAGGTCTTGGTGACGGCAAGGAGGCAGACAACAATCATGCCAGAAACATCATCAGAAAGCTGAACGAACGCGATGAAAATGGCGATCTCCTGATTGACCTCGTACTTGTCATTCTTGACGGCAGCACAAGAGACCTCGGCACCTCTTATGAATTGATCAACGAAGTCATCATTCCGAATCTAGGAAAAGATCCGCAGCATCGTATCCTGGTAGCCATCAATCAGGCAGATATGGCAATGAAGGGGAAACACTGA
- a CDS encoding methylated-DNA--[protein]-cysteine S-methyltransferase: protein MQYTSHYESPLGVMLMAADDEGMTGLWFEGQKYFARLLAPAHKEMDTPILREAKRWLDVYFSGRKPDFQVPIHMNGTAFQKEVWDILLTIPYGQTMTYGAIAGRIAEKHGLSRMSSQAVGGAVGHNEISILIPCHRVVGTNGSLTGYAGGIDKKIQLLKLEKADMSHFFIPKKGTAL, encoded by the coding sequence ATGCAGTACACAAGTCACTACGAATCCCCGCTGGGCGTTATGCTCATGGCTGCGGATGATGAGGGCATGACCGGACTCTGGTTCGAAGGGCAGAAATACTTCGCCCGCCTTCTCGCTCCTGCTCACAAGGAAATGGACACCCCCATTCTCCGTGAAGCGAAGCGCTGGCTGGACGTGTATTTCTCAGGAAGGAAACCGGATTTCCAGGTTCCTATCCACATGAATGGAACGGCCTTTCAGAAGGAAGTCTGGGACATTCTCCTCACCATCCCGTATGGGCAGACTATGACCTACGGCGCCATCGCCGGAAGGATCGCAGAGAAGCACGGGCTTTCCCGTATGTCTTCCCAAGCCGTTGGCGGCGCGGTCGGTCATAATGAAATCTCTATCCTTATTCCCTGTCACAGGGTCGTCGGAACAAATGGAAGCCTCACGGGCTACGCCGGCGGCATCGACAAAAAAATACAACTATTGAAACTGGAAAAAGCGGACATGAGCCATTTCTTCATACCGAAGAAAGGAACAGCGCTCTGA
- a CDS encoding radical SAM protein, producing MEEARVEVNPDKVYLFPADVTAVPYEGCLLLITPENGNWIVIENQVQADMAKMLSQKVPLRRVHEAFPENEADLEHVVGELEGRHFCERIDSEEDDFTLRIYLTNACNLRCRHCFMYAAHSLEHELTYEEIIDLLDKSRANHCSKVIFTGGEVALKKRFVDILRHAHDLGLYVQVLSNGVLWTDEMIKETANYIDEIQVSIDGFDEASNARIRGAGTFERSLHTIEKFVQEKKPFVSVITTPLYGFLELYKDKYIAFGKEMIKRFGTDHFLVIYGKELLNGRDVKANVEKNKIMTKLVDEIYEEIYPNAELNTFVVNHKYGRIYRNCGYGGLTVNSNGDFFFCGRVYEVGCYGNIRTTDFQEVLKKRKTARQKTYVDNILPCRDCDIRLVCGGGCRVSEIPEVTHVELDEKTPVFERTCEDVYKENLYRLMVESSEFLYW from the coding sequence ATGGAAGAGGCGAGAGTGGAAGTAAATCCGGATAAGGTGTATTTGTTTCCGGCAGATGTGACGGCAGTGCCTTATGAGGGTTGTCTTCTTTTGATAACTCCGGAGAACGGGAATTGGATTGTGATCGAGAATCAGGTGCAGGCGGATATGGCAAAGATGCTGTCACAGAAGGTTCCCCTTCGTCGGGTGCATGAGGCGTTTCCTGAGAATGAAGCGGACTTGGAGCATGTTGTCGGCGAGCTGGAAGGCCGCCATTTCTGCGAAAGGATCGATTCGGAGGAGGATGATTTCACGCTCCGCATTTATCTGACGAATGCCTGCAATCTGCGCTGCCGCCATTGTTTCATGTATGCAGCGCATTCTCTGGAGCATGAGCTGACGTATGAGGAAATCATCGACCTTCTGGACAAGAGCCGTGCCAATCACTGCTCGAAGGTCATTTTCACGGGCGGCGAGGTTGCGCTGAAGAAGCGTTTCGTGGATATTCTCCGCCATGCGCATGATCTGGGGCTTTACGTCCAGGTATTGTCGAACGGCGTTCTCTGGACGGATGAGATGATCAAGGAAACGGCCAATTACATCGACGAGATCCAGGTCAGCATCGACGGGTTCGATGAAGCGTCGAATGCCAGGATCCGCGGGGCCGGCACGTTCGAGCGTTCGCTTCATACGATTGAGAAGTTTGTCCAGGAGAAAAAACCCTTCGTCAGTGTCATCACAACGCCTCTCTATGGTTTCCTTGAATTGTACAAGGATAAGTACATCGCCTTTGGTAAGGAGATGATCAAACGTTTCGGGACGGATCATTTCCTCGTCATCTACGGCAAGGAACTCCTGAACGGCCGCGATGTGAAGGCGAATGTGGAGAAGAACAAAATCATGACGAAGCTCGTGGACGAGATCTATGAGGAAATCTATCCGAATGCAGAGCTGAATACCTTTGTCGTCAATCACAAGTACGGACGCATTTACAGGAACTGCGGCTACGGCGGACTGACTGTCAATTCAAATGGCGATTTCTTCTTCTGCGGCCGCGTGTACGAGGTGGGCTGCTATGGAAATATCCGAACAACGGATTTCCAGGAGGTCCTCAAAAAGAGGAAAACGGCGCGTCAGAAGACGTACGTGGACAATATCCTCCCCTGCCGCGACTGCGATATCCGCCTTGTCTGCGGAGGCGGCTGCCGCGTCTCGGAGATCCCGGAAGTCACTCATGTGGAGCTGGATGAAAAGACGCCTGTCTTTGAAAGGACATGCGAAGATGTGTACAAGGAAAATCTGTACCGCCTGATGGTCGAATCCAGTGAATTCCTGTATTGGTAG
- a CDS encoding 50S ribosome-binding GTPase, whose product MGNNLLDTLEDRLSSDLAKSLPDRDLILEKIDLLKKQRLNIMFVGATGVGKSSTINAIFDTEVAKVGYSADPETSVIQKYEIDNMVLWDTPGLGDNPENDKKYAVDIANTLKEKDNAGNLVIDEVVILVDGSNRDMKTFYEVFENLIVPYIQDTKRMIIAINQCDLALKGRHWNEEKREPETPLIDFLDDKVSSIHQRILESTGISTDPIYYSALYHYNISKLLLTMLKIMPDSKRFLLSDSLNRNPEIWKKNDSLENYNREIQQEVRGSLTNALSGAASGASAGQKIGKLIPFIGPVIGAVVGAILGFLGGMFDE is encoded by the coding sequence ATGGGAAATAACTTACTGGATACCCTTGAGGACAGGCTTTCTTCCGACTTAGCAAAATCGCTTCCGGACAGAGACCTCATCCTTGAAAAGATCGATCTACTCAAAAAGCAGAGACTAAATATCATGTTTGTCGGTGCAACCGGCGTTGGAAAAAGCTCCACCATCAATGCGATTTTTGATACAGAAGTTGCAAAAGTTGGTTACAGCGCCGATCCCGAAACATCTGTCATCCAAAAATATGAAATTGACAATATGGTTCTCTGGGATACTCCAGGGTTAGGCGACAATCCGGAAAATGACAAGAAGTATGCCGTAGACATCGCCAATACGCTGAAAGAAAAGGATAACGCTGGAAATCTGGTCATTGATGAAGTCGTCATCCTTGTAGACGGCTCTAACAGAGACATGAAAACCTTCTATGAAGTATTCGAGAACCTCATTGTCCCTTATATCCAGGATACCAAGCGTATGATTATCGCAATCAACCAATGCGACCTGGCTCTTAAAGGCCGTCATTGGAATGAAGAAAAAAGAGAGCCTGAAACACCTCTTATTGATTTCCTTGATGATAAGGTTTCTTCCATTCATCAGAGAATTCTAGAATCAACCGGTATCTCCACGGATCCGATTTACTATTCAGCACTGTATCACTACAATATTTCCAAGCTTCTCCTGACAATGCTGAAAATCATGCCAGACAGTAAAAGATTTCTCCTTTCCGACAGCTTGAACAGGAATCCGGAAATATGGAAGAAAAATGACTCCCTTGAAAACTACAATCGGGAAATTCAGCAAGAAGTCAGAGGTTCCTTAACCAATGCCCTGTCAGGTGCTGCCAGCGGTGCCAGTGCAGGCCAAAAAATCGGAAAACTGATTCCTTTTATCGGCCCGGTCATCGGTGCTGTCGTAGGAGCCATCCTTGGTTTTCTTGGCGGCATGTTTGATGAATAG
- a CDS encoding 50S ribosome-binding GTPase — MTGKMQQITYNTYRTDDIKRNLKRMNINWLDVMVTGVTGAGKSTTLNSFFQKTVAKVGDGVDPETMDIGCYTLNNQFKLWDTPGLGDGVRLDQIHKKKMIDLLYKTYGDENNGYIDMVIVIIEGANRDMGTTYTLLNEVIVPNIQKDRILVLINQADVAMKGRHWNSSINRPDATLLSFLDDQALSVQKRVLEATGVKILKPVCYSAEYGWNVKAVFDFIIDHMPTERRRLMT, encoded by the coding sequence TTGACTGGGAAAATGCAGCAAATTACCTATAATACATACAGAACTGATGATATCAAAAGAAATCTCAAACGCATGAACATTAACTGGCTGGATGTCATGGTGACAGGCGTTACCGGAGCCGGAAAATCCACGACTCTGAATTCTTTTTTCCAAAAGACCGTTGCCAAAGTCGGCGATGGCGTCGATCCGGAAACGATGGATATCGGATGCTATACATTGAACAATCAGTTCAAGCTTTGGGATACTCCAGGACTGGGAGATGGTGTCCGGCTCGATCAGATTCATAAGAAGAAGATGATCGATCTTTTATATAAAACATATGGCGATGAAAATAATGGCTACATTGATATGGTCATTGTCATCATTGAAGGCGCCAACCGTGACATGGGAACAACCTATACACTGTTGAACGAGGTCATCGTTCCTAACATTCAGAAAGACAGGATTCTCGTTCTCATCAATCAAGCTGATGTTGCCATGAAAGGCCGGCACTGGAATTCTTCTATCAACCGGCCTGATGCAACGCTGCTTTCATTCTTGGATGATCAGGCTCTTTCCGTGCAGAAAAGAGTTCTGGAAGCAACAGGCGTTAAAATCCTAAAGCCGGTCTGCTATTCTGCAGAATATGGCTGGAACGTCAAAGCAGTCTTTGATTTCATTATTGATCATATGCCTACGGAAAGACGAAGGCTCATGACCTAA
- a CDS encoding aldo/keto reductase, whose amino-acid sequence MMKIPSITLNNGVEMPQEGFGVFQVTDLDACKQAVKDALDCGYRLLDTASSYENEEAVGEAIKESGIPREEIFLTTKAYMQEMGYEKTKEAFERSCKKLGTDYLDLYLIHMPFADYYGSWRAMSELYKEGRIRAIGVCNFLPDRIVDLCFNTDIVPAINQIELHPFYQREDELALMKEYGIQPEAWAPFAEGMNGMFTNPVLTSIAEAHHKTTAQVILRWNIQRGIIIIPKSVHKERMEQNLDIWDFELTDEEMNAIRALDLARPQMLDTRNVKEVRRVYDYLNNPVVTSL is encoded by the coding sequence ATGATGAAAATCCCGTCTATCACTTTGAATAATGGTGTCGAGATGCCGCAGGAAGGGTTCGGCGTTTTTCAGGTTACGGACCTGGATGCCTGCAAGCAGGCTGTGAAAGATGCGCTGGACTGTGGTTATCGTCTGCTCGATACAGCAAGCAGCTATGAAAATGAAGAAGCTGTCGGCGAAGCCATCAAGGAAAGCGGCATTCCGCGTGAAGAAATTTTTCTGACGACGAAAGCCTACATGCAGGAAATGGGCTACGAAAAGACGAAGGAAGCCTTCGAGCGTTCCTGCAAGAAACTCGGCACGGACTACCTCGACCTTTACCTCATCCATATGCCTTTTGCTGATTATTACGGTTCCTGGCGAGCTATGTCGGAGCTTTACAAAGAAGGCCGGATCCGCGCGATCGGTGTCTGCAATTTCCTGCCAGACCGCATCGTCGACCTCTGCTTCAATACCGACATCGTTCCGGCCATCAATCAGATCGAGCTCCATCCTTTCTATCAGAGAGAAGATGAACTCGCCCTTATGAAAGAATACGGCATCCAGCCGGAAGCATGGGCACCGTTTGCAGAAGGCATGAACGGCATGTTCACGAATCCCGTCCTTACTTCCATCGCAGAAGCTCATCACAAGACCACCGCGCAGGTCATCCTCCGCTGGAATATCCAGCGCGGCATCATCATCATTCCAAAGTCCGTTCACAAGGAACGCATGGAACAGAACCTGGATATCTGGGACTTCGAGCTTACGGATGAAGAAATGAACGCCATCCGCGCCCTCGACCTCGCCCGTCCGCAGATGCTCGATACCAGAAATGTAAAAGAAGTACGCCGCGTCTACGACTACCTGAACAACCCCGTCGTCACCAGCTTGTAA